From one Lotus japonicus ecotype B-129 chromosome 3, LjGifu_v1.2 genomic stretch:
- the LOC130743260 gene encoding disease resistance protein RUN1-like isoform X2, translating to MYMHILDIFMLSQRFFSIQVIIPFLSFRNHQPMSSSTASSSNTQNPERMEDQVFLSFTPEDVEVEEFILTLHMDLTMSGIRTCYDKINALRGVNQNSLRRSNWPAIDGSRLSVVVFSEHYGGSSECLEELEKIMECHRATGHVVLLVLHGVDLWDVRKQKGRFGQEFERMVKDVTVEEHTVLNWRRALSEAAFLCAGFTSRYHFYRDMSITDFIRMVLDGIWGKGGIGKTSIAKVIYNRMFESFEGSSFVANIKDVWKQDKGEDYLRTQLLSDINSTTDMAVHSTEVEKILAHKRVLVVLDDVSNTDQLISLCGSRKRFGVGSIIMITTREKQVLDLFELDVVYEMKEMDPSKSLELFSWHAFKHYIPTDDWIQLSRKAISFCGGLPLALEVLGSLLLDRTASQWKSILKLLKRNQSNEVLNILKLSYDFLDDNEKKVFIEIACFYMGKDRHNVTQLLSGCGLAAETGISKLIERSLLKVDKNNKLEMHDLVQEMGRELNRLKPKSKWIHTVFLSFRGLDTRRSFTSHLYAALQHAGIEVYMDDKLKRGENISSSLLQAIEGSRVSIIIFSVNYANSIWCLQELEKIMECHRAIGQEVVPVFYGVEPSEVRKQIGSFGQALDGLVQRISATKDMIVRWKRALTEAANLSGWNLNSYRTEIEMISDIVKTVTTRLDDNTYLFVADHPVGVESRVQDMVQLLSGKSNEVRIVGILGMGGSGKTTIAKAIYNEINQNFDGKTFLANIREVWDQDDGRVYLQEQLLSGILRTRRMKLHTIELGKTIIKEKLCHKRALVVLDDINNLDQVNALCGSREWFGQGSRLIITTRDEHLLKVLQVDHIYRTQEMDESESLELFSWHAFKQAAPNADFVGLSRMVVAYSGRLPLALEVLGSCLFERKIAEWESTLMKLEVIPNDQIQKKLKLSYDGLSDDMEKDIFLDICCFFIGKDRNYVAQILDGCGLHAEIGITVLIERSLVKVDKNNKLQMHDLLKVMGREIIREMSPTKPEERSRLWFHDDVVDMMTNNTATIAVKGLACSLPKNNDVVFETKAFKKMKRLRLLQLGHVNLTGDFEYLSKDLRWLCWHGFPLGYLPGSFCPKSSVAIDLKHSNLQLVWKEPQLLDRLKFLNLSHSHHLTQTPDFSRLPNLEKLILKDCPQLSTVHSTIGDLKYLKLVNLKDCKSLSDLPRSIYKLKSLKSLVLSGCSKLYKLEEDIMQMESLTSLLADGTAITQVPFSLMRLKSIKHVSICGYEGLSSHIFPSLIFSGMSPRNLMYKVFGSISSSLQSLSLGSAAMSRAELELRTQQITHIETHPSIDCHNSIHSARSENFTSSLIIQAGECCKATDTLTGSISQGWTNDGSGDCDCSFPSDTKCLTFKGESSSVWFKVPITDCTLKGVTLHIIYSSSLDNLASECDLISVSMINYTNDTIHLYKRDKTTSVDDEEWQGLMSSLGPGDEVEVVIVFGHRFVVKKTIVHLIYGESAN from the exons atgtatATGCATATATTAGatatttttatgcttagtcaacgTTTCTTCTCTATACAAGTCATCATCCCCTTCCTCTCTTTCAGAAATCATCAACCCATGTCTTCCTCAACTGCTTCATCGTCGAACACCCAAAATCCCGAAAGGATGGAAGACCAAGTTTTCCTAAGCTTCACACCGGAAGACGTTGAGGTGGAGGAATTCATTCTCACTCTCCATATGGACCTAACAATGTCCGGAATCCGAACCTGCTACGACAAGATCAACGCGCTTCGGGGAGTGAACCAAAACTCGCTGCGGCGTTCAAACTGGCCAGCAATCGATGGGTCAAGGCTTTCCGTCGTCGTTTTCTCCGAACACTACGGCGGTTCTAGCGAGTGTCTGGAGGAGCTGGAGAAGATCATGGAGTGTCACAGAGCCACGGGTCACGTGGTTTTACTCGTGCTCCATGGCGTGGATTTGTGGGATGTGCGCAAGCAAAAGGGTAGATTCGGACAAGAGTTTGAACGAATGGTCAAGGATGTGACGGTGGAGGAACACACCGTGTTGAATTGGAGGAGGGCCCTGTCTGAAGCTGCTTTCTTATGCGCTGGCTTTACGTCCCGTTACCACTTTTATCG TGATATGTCAATTACGGACTTCATTCGTATGGTGCTAGATG GAATATGGGGAAAGGGAGGGATTGGTAAAACATCCATTGCCAAAGTTATTTACAACCGCATGTTCGAAAGTTTTGAGGGTTCAAGTTTTGTTGCTAATATTAAGGATGTATGGAAGCAGGATAAGGGTGAAGATTATCTACGAACACAACTTCTTTCTGACATCAACAGTACAACAGACATGGCAGTACATAGCACTGAAGTGGAGAAAATATTAGCTCATAAAAGGGTACTTGTAGTACTTGATGATGTGAGTAACACAGACCAGCTGATATCATTATGTGGAAGTCGTAAAAGGTTTGGTGTTGGGAGTATAATAATGATTACAACCAGAGAAAAGCAAGTTCTTGATCTCTTTGAATTGGACGTTGTATATGAAATGAAGGAAATGGACCCAAGTAAATCACTTGAGCTTTTTAGTTGGCATGCATTTAAGCATTATATTCCTACCGATGATTGGATTCAACTCTCAAGAAAAGCAATTTCTTTCTGTGGAGGACTGCCACTGGCTCTTGAAGTATTGGGTTCGTTGTTACTTGACAGAACAGCATCACAGTGGAAAAGTATACTGAAGCTACtcaaaagaaatcaaagtaATGAAGTGCTAAATATATTAAAACTGAGCTATGACTTTCTTGATGATAATGAGAAAAAAGTATTCATTGAAATAGCTTGTTTCTATATGGGAAAGGACAGACACAATGTCACACAATTATTAAGTGGCTGTGGACTTGCTGCAGAAACTGGGATAAGTAAACTCATTGAACGTAGCCTGTTAAAGGTTGACAaaaataacaagcttgaaatgCATGATTTGGTGCAAGAGATGGGAAGAGAACTGAATCGTTTGAAGCCAAAATCCAAATGGATCCATACTGTGTTCCTGAGCTTCCGAGGTTTAGACACTCGCAGGTCTTTCACTTCTCATCTCTATGCCGCTTTACAACATGCTGGTATTGAGGTTTACATGGATGACAAACTGAAAAGGGGAGAAAATATCTCATCCTCATTGTTACAAGCAATTGAAGGCTCTAGAGTTTCTATCATCATTTTTTCAGTAAACTATGCAAACTCAATATGGTGCCTACAAGAGCTGGAGAAAATCATGGAATGTCATAGAGCTATTGGTCAAGAAGTTGTCCCTGTATTCTACGGTGTGGAACCATCGGAAGTACGCAAACAAATTGGATCTTTTGGACAAGCTCTGGATGGACTTGTACAGAGAATCTCAGCTACGAAAGATATGATTGTCAGATGGAAAAGAGCACTCACTGAAGCTGCGAACTTGTCTGGGTGGAATCTAAATAGTTACAG AACAGAAATTGAGATGATTAGTGATATTGTTAAAACTGTTACCACAAGACTAGATGACAACACATACTTATTTGTTGCTGATCATCCAGTGGGAGTGGAATCTCGTGTGCAGGACATGGTTCAATTATTAAGTGGTAAATCAAATGAGGTTCGCATAGTAGGAATCTTAGGAATGGGAGGAAGCGGTAAAACAACCATCGCCAAAGCCATTTACAATGAAATTAATCAGAACTTTGATGGTAAAACTTTCCTTGCAAATATAAGGGAAGTTTGGGACCAAGATGATGGCAGAGTTTATTTGCAAGAACAACTTCTTTCAGGCATCTTGAGAACCAGAAGGATGAAATTACATACCATTGAATTGGgaaaaacaataataaaagaaaaacttTGCCACAAGAGGGCACTTGTTGTACTTGATGATATAAATAATTTGGACCAAGTAAATGCTCTGTGTGGAAGTCGTGAATGGTTTGGTCAAGGAAGTAGGTTAATTATCACAACTAGAGATGAGCATTTACTGAAAGTTCTGCAAGTGGATCATATTTACAGAACCCAAGAAATGGATGAAAGCGAGTCTCTTGAGCTTTTTAGTTGGCATGCATTTAAGCAAGCTGCTCCAAACGCAGATTTCGTTGGACTCTCAAGAATGGTTGTTGCATACTCTGGAAGACTACCACTAGCCCTTGAAGTTCTTGGCTCTTGTTTGTTTGAAAGGAAAATTGCTGAGTGGGAAAGTACATTAATGAAACTTGAAGTAATTCCCAATGATCAGATACagaagaaattaaaattaagctATGATGGTTTAAGTGATGATATGGAGAAAGACATATTCCTTGATATATGTTGTTTCTTTATAGGTAAGGACAGAAATTATGTTGCACAGATTTTAGATGGATGTGGACTTCATGCAGAAATTGGGATTACTGTCCTCATAGAGCGAAGCCTTGTAAAAGTTGACAAGAATAATAAGCTTCAAATGCATGATTTGCTCAAAGTAATGGGAAGAGAGATAATACGTGAGATGTCACCTACGAAGCCTGAGGAGCGCAGCCGGTTATGGTTTCATGATGATGTAGTTGATATGATGACAAACAACACT GCAACAATAGCAGTCAAGGGACTGGCTTGTAGCTTACCAAAAAATAATGATGTTGTTTTCGAGACTAAAGCATTTAAGAAGATGAAGAGACTCAGATTGCTTCAACTTGGTCATGTAAACCTTACTGGAGATTTTGAATATTTATCAAAAGACTTGCGCTGGCTCTGTTGGCATGGATTTCCTTTAGGATACTTGCCTGGCAGCTTTTGTCCGAAAAGTTCAGTTGCTATTGACTTAAAGCACAGCAATCTGCAATTAGTCTGGAAGGAGCCTCAG ttgCTCGATAGGCTGAAATTTCTCAATCTGAGTCATTCTCATCACTTGACGCAGACCCCTGATTTTTCAAGATTACCAAATCTTGAAAAGCTAATCCTCAAAGATTGTCCACAATTGTCAACTGTGCACTCAACAATTGGAGATCTCAAATATCTTAAGCTGGTAAATTTGAAGGACTGTAAATCCCTCAGTGACCTCCCAAGAAGTATATATAAGTTGAAATCTCTGAAATCTCTTGTCCTTTCCGGCTGTTCAAAACTTTACAAGTTGGAAGAGGACATCATGCAGATGGAGTCCTTGACAAGTCTATTGGCAGATGGCACTGCTATCACACAAGTGCCCTTTTCTTTAATGAGATTGAAAAGTATCAAACACGTGTCCATTTGTGGCTATGAAGGATTATCAAGTCATATATTTCCTTCTCTAATTTTTTCTGGAATGTCTCCACGAAATCTTATGTATAAAGTTTTTGGGAGCATTTCATCATCGCTTCAAAGTCTTTCACTTGGTTCAGCTGCCATGAGTCGTGCAGAATTGGAATTAAGAACACAACAGATAACACATATAGAGACTCATCCATCAATTGATTGTCACAATTCCATTCACTCTGCAAGGTCTGAAAATTTCACCAGTTCTCTCATTATTCAAGCTGGAGAGTGCTGCAAAGCCACTGATACTCTTACAGGCAGTATTTCGCAG
- the LOC130743260 gene encoding uncharacterized protein LOC130743260 isoform X1 → MYMHILDIFMLSQRFFSIQVIIPFLSFRNHQPMSSSTASSSNTQNPERMEDQVFLSFTPEDVEVEEFILTLHMDLTMSGIRTCYDKINALRGVNQNSLRRSNWPAIDGSRLSVVVFSEHYGGSSECLEELEKIMECHRATGHVVLLVLHGVDLWDVRKQKGRFGQEFERMVKDVTVEEHTVLNWRRALSEAAFLCAGFTSRYHFYRDMSITDFIRMVLDGKYMSRPLHPVGLDVHAKDLYGKIGYYLKKVNFVGIWGKGGIGKTSIAKVIYNRMFESFEGSSFVANIKDVWKQDKGEDYLRTQLLSDINSTTDMAVHSTEVEKILAHKRVLVVLDDVSNTDQLISLCGSRKRFGVGSIIMITTREKQVLDLFELDVVYEMKEMDPSKSLELFSWHAFKHYIPTDDWIQLSRKAISFCGGLPLALEVLGSLLLDRTASQWKSILKLLKRNQSNEVLNILKLSYDFLDDNEKKVFIEIACFYMGKDRHNVTQLLSGCGLAAETGISKLIERSLLKVDKNNKLEMHDLVQEMGRELNRLKPKSKWIHTVFLSFRGLDTRRSFTSHLYAALQHAGIEVYMDDKLKRGENISSSLLQAIEGSRVSIIIFSVNYANSIWCLQELEKIMECHRAIGQEVVPVFYGVEPSEVRKQIGSFGQALDGLVQRISATKDMIVRWKRALTEAANLSGWNLNSYRTEIEMISDIVKTVTTRLDDNTYLFVADHPVGVESRVQDMVQLLSGKSNEVRIVGILGMGGSGKTTIAKAIYNEINQNFDGKTFLANIREVWDQDDGRVYLQEQLLSGILRTRRMKLHTIELGKTIIKEKLCHKRALVVLDDINNLDQVNALCGSREWFGQGSRLIITTRDEHLLKVLQVDHIYRTQEMDESESLELFSWHAFKQAAPNADFVGLSRMVVAYSGRLPLALEVLGSCLFERKIAEWESTLMKLEVIPNDQIQKKLKLSYDGLSDDMEKDIFLDICCFFIGKDRNYVAQILDGCGLHAEIGITVLIERSLVKVDKNNKLQMHDLLKVMGREIIREMSPTKPEERSRLWFHDDVVDMMTNNTATIAVKGLACSLPKNNDVVFETKAFKKMKRLRLLQLGHVNLTGDFEYLSKDLRWLCWHGFPLGYLPGSFCPKSSVAIDLKHSNLQLVWKEPQLLDRLKFLNLSHSHHLTQTPDFSRLPNLEKLILKDCPQLSTVHSTIGDLKYLKLVNLKDCKSLSDLPRSIYKLKSLKSLVLSGCSKLYKLEEDIMQMESLTSLLADGTAITQVPFSLMRLKSIKHVSICGYEGLSSHIFPSLIFSGMSPRNLMYKVFGSISSSLQSLSLGSAAMSRAELELRTQQITHIETHPSIDCHNSIHSARSENFTSSLIIQAGECCKATDTLTGSISQGWTNDGSGDCDCSFPSDTKCLTFKGESSSVWFKVPITDCTLKGVTLHIIYSSSLDNLASECDLISVSMINYTNDTIHLYKRDKTTSVDDEEWQGLMSSLGPGDEVEVVIVFGHRFVVKKTIVHLIYGESAN, encoded by the exons atgtatATGCATATATTAGatatttttatgcttagtcaacgTTTCTTCTCTATACAAGTCATCATCCCCTTCCTCTCTTTCAGAAATCATCAACCCATGTCTTCCTCAACTGCTTCATCGTCGAACACCCAAAATCCCGAAAGGATGGAAGACCAAGTTTTCCTAAGCTTCACACCGGAAGACGTTGAGGTGGAGGAATTCATTCTCACTCTCCATATGGACCTAACAATGTCCGGAATCCGAACCTGCTACGACAAGATCAACGCGCTTCGGGGAGTGAACCAAAACTCGCTGCGGCGTTCAAACTGGCCAGCAATCGATGGGTCAAGGCTTTCCGTCGTCGTTTTCTCCGAACACTACGGCGGTTCTAGCGAGTGTCTGGAGGAGCTGGAGAAGATCATGGAGTGTCACAGAGCCACGGGTCACGTGGTTTTACTCGTGCTCCATGGCGTGGATTTGTGGGATGTGCGCAAGCAAAAGGGTAGATTCGGACAAGAGTTTGAACGAATGGTCAAGGATGTGACGGTGGAGGAACACACCGTGTTGAATTGGAGGAGGGCCCTGTCTGAAGCTGCTTTCTTATGCGCTGGCTTTACGTCCCGTTACCACTTTTATCG TGATATGTCAATTACGGACTTCATTCGTATGGTGCTAGATGGTAAATATATGTCCCGCCCTCTCCATCCTGTTGGGTTAGATGTTCATGCTAAAGATCTTTATGGCAAAATTGGTTACTATCTTAAAAAAGTTAACTTTGTAGGAATATGGGGAAAGGGAGGGATTGGTAAAACATCCATTGCCAAAGTTATTTACAACCGCATGTTCGAAAGTTTTGAGGGTTCAAGTTTTGTTGCTAATATTAAGGATGTATGGAAGCAGGATAAGGGTGAAGATTATCTACGAACACAACTTCTTTCTGACATCAACAGTACAACAGACATGGCAGTACATAGCACTGAAGTGGAGAAAATATTAGCTCATAAAAGGGTACTTGTAGTACTTGATGATGTGAGTAACACAGACCAGCTGATATCATTATGTGGAAGTCGTAAAAGGTTTGGTGTTGGGAGTATAATAATGATTACAACCAGAGAAAAGCAAGTTCTTGATCTCTTTGAATTGGACGTTGTATATGAAATGAAGGAAATGGACCCAAGTAAATCACTTGAGCTTTTTAGTTGGCATGCATTTAAGCATTATATTCCTACCGATGATTGGATTCAACTCTCAAGAAAAGCAATTTCTTTCTGTGGAGGACTGCCACTGGCTCTTGAAGTATTGGGTTCGTTGTTACTTGACAGAACAGCATCACAGTGGAAAAGTATACTGAAGCTACtcaaaagaaatcaaagtaATGAAGTGCTAAATATATTAAAACTGAGCTATGACTTTCTTGATGATAATGAGAAAAAAGTATTCATTGAAATAGCTTGTTTCTATATGGGAAAGGACAGACACAATGTCACACAATTATTAAGTGGCTGTGGACTTGCTGCAGAAACTGGGATAAGTAAACTCATTGAACGTAGCCTGTTAAAGGTTGACAaaaataacaagcttgaaatgCATGATTTGGTGCAAGAGATGGGAAGAGAACTGAATCGTTTGAAGCCAAAATCCAAATGGATCCATACTGTGTTCCTGAGCTTCCGAGGTTTAGACACTCGCAGGTCTTTCACTTCTCATCTCTATGCCGCTTTACAACATGCTGGTATTGAGGTTTACATGGATGACAAACTGAAAAGGGGAGAAAATATCTCATCCTCATTGTTACAAGCAATTGAAGGCTCTAGAGTTTCTATCATCATTTTTTCAGTAAACTATGCAAACTCAATATGGTGCCTACAAGAGCTGGAGAAAATCATGGAATGTCATAGAGCTATTGGTCAAGAAGTTGTCCCTGTATTCTACGGTGTGGAACCATCGGAAGTACGCAAACAAATTGGATCTTTTGGACAAGCTCTGGATGGACTTGTACAGAGAATCTCAGCTACGAAAGATATGATTGTCAGATGGAAAAGAGCACTCACTGAAGCTGCGAACTTGTCTGGGTGGAATCTAAATAGTTACAG AACAGAAATTGAGATGATTAGTGATATTGTTAAAACTGTTACCACAAGACTAGATGACAACACATACTTATTTGTTGCTGATCATCCAGTGGGAGTGGAATCTCGTGTGCAGGACATGGTTCAATTATTAAGTGGTAAATCAAATGAGGTTCGCATAGTAGGAATCTTAGGAATGGGAGGAAGCGGTAAAACAACCATCGCCAAAGCCATTTACAATGAAATTAATCAGAACTTTGATGGTAAAACTTTCCTTGCAAATATAAGGGAAGTTTGGGACCAAGATGATGGCAGAGTTTATTTGCAAGAACAACTTCTTTCAGGCATCTTGAGAACCAGAAGGATGAAATTACATACCATTGAATTGGgaaaaacaataataaaagaaaaacttTGCCACAAGAGGGCACTTGTTGTACTTGATGATATAAATAATTTGGACCAAGTAAATGCTCTGTGTGGAAGTCGTGAATGGTTTGGTCAAGGAAGTAGGTTAATTATCACAACTAGAGATGAGCATTTACTGAAAGTTCTGCAAGTGGATCATATTTACAGAACCCAAGAAATGGATGAAAGCGAGTCTCTTGAGCTTTTTAGTTGGCATGCATTTAAGCAAGCTGCTCCAAACGCAGATTTCGTTGGACTCTCAAGAATGGTTGTTGCATACTCTGGAAGACTACCACTAGCCCTTGAAGTTCTTGGCTCTTGTTTGTTTGAAAGGAAAATTGCTGAGTGGGAAAGTACATTAATGAAACTTGAAGTAATTCCCAATGATCAGATACagaagaaattaaaattaagctATGATGGTTTAAGTGATGATATGGAGAAAGACATATTCCTTGATATATGTTGTTTCTTTATAGGTAAGGACAGAAATTATGTTGCACAGATTTTAGATGGATGTGGACTTCATGCAGAAATTGGGATTACTGTCCTCATAGAGCGAAGCCTTGTAAAAGTTGACAAGAATAATAAGCTTCAAATGCATGATTTGCTCAAAGTAATGGGAAGAGAGATAATACGTGAGATGTCACCTACGAAGCCTGAGGAGCGCAGCCGGTTATGGTTTCATGATGATGTAGTTGATATGATGACAAACAACACT GCAACAATAGCAGTCAAGGGACTGGCTTGTAGCTTACCAAAAAATAATGATGTTGTTTTCGAGACTAAAGCATTTAAGAAGATGAAGAGACTCAGATTGCTTCAACTTGGTCATGTAAACCTTACTGGAGATTTTGAATATTTATCAAAAGACTTGCGCTGGCTCTGTTGGCATGGATTTCCTTTAGGATACTTGCCTGGCAGCTTTTGTCCGAAAAGTTCAGTTGCTATTGACTTAAAGCACAGCAATCTGCAATTAGTCTGGAAGGAGCCTCAG ttgCTCGATAGGCTGAAATTTCTCAATCTGAGTCATTCTCATCACTTGACGCAGACCCCTGATTTTTCAAGATTACCAAATCTTGAAAAGCTAATCCTCAAAGATTGTCCACAATTGTCAACTGTGCACTCAACAATTGGAGATCTCAAATATCTTAAGCTGGTAAATTTGAAGGACTGTAAATCCCTCAGTGACCTCCCAAGAAGTATATATAAGTTGAAATCTCTGAAATCTCTTGTCCTTTCCGGCTGTTCAAAACTTTACAAGTTGGAAGAGGACATCATGCAGATGGAGTCCTTGACAAGTCTATTGGCAGATGGCACTGCTATCACACAAGTGCCCTTTTCTTTAATGAGATTGAAAAGTATCAAACACGTGTCCATTTGTGGCTATGAAGGATTATCAAGTCATATATTTCCTTCTCTAATTTTTTCTGGAATGTCTCCACGAAATCTTATGTATAAAGTTTTTGGGAGCATTTCATCATCGCTTCAAAGTCTTTCACTTGGTTCAGCTGCCATGAGTCGTGCAGAATTGGAATTAAGAACACAACAGATAACACATATAGAGACTCATCCATCAATTGATTGTCACAATTCCATTCACTCTGCAAGGTCTGAAAATTTCACCAGTTCTCTCATTATTCAAGCTGGAGAGTGCTGCAAAGCCACTGATACTCTTACAGGCAGTATTTCGCAG
- the LOC130743264 gene encoding uncharacterized protein LOC130743264 isoform X2 gives MANYSINSVLHHHPMLLHDPVASPLRPVKVFTSFHSFPSSCTVNHRSLHVSTARWCCSASSCSSRCCFRLRGCKWKRVVRSCSITDIVIASDESYGNKQVVSLTPRLYDYVLKNVREPEILRQLREETASMRGSQMQVSPDQAQLLAMLVQILGAERCIEVGVYTGYSSLAIALVLPESGRLVACERDPKSLDVAKKYYQLAGVSHKVDVKLGLAEDSLESLILNGEAGSYDFAFIDAEKRMTQKYFELLLQLVRVGGVIVIDNVLWHGKVADPLVSDSKTISIRNFNQQLMEDKRVPIGDGMTICRKI, from the exons ATGGCAAATTACAGCATCAACTCGGTGCTTCATCACCACCCTATGCTGCTCCATGACCCTGTAGCTTCTCCATTGAGACCTGTGAAAGTATTTACAAGCTTTCATTCGTTTCCTTCATCTTGCACTGTCAACCATAGATCCCTCCATGTCTCCACAGCAAGATGGTGCTGCAGcgcttcttcttgttcttctcgTTGTTGCTTCCGCTTAAGGGGATGCAAGTGGAAACGGGTTGTTAGAAGCTGCTCCATCACTGATATTGTTATTGCTAGTGATGAAAGCTATGGCAATAAACAGGTTGTTAGTCTTACTCCCCGCCTCTATGACTATGTCCTCAAAAATGTTCGAGAACCAGAG ATTCTGAGGCAACTGCGAGAGGAGACGGCTTCGATGCGTGGAAGTCAGATGCAG GTATCTCCTGATCAAGCACAACTGCTTGCAATGCTTGTGCAGATTCTTGGAGCTGAAAGGTGTATTGAAGTTGGTGTTTATACT GGCTACTCATCACTAGCCATAGCATTAGTCCTTCCAGAATCAGGTCGTTTAGTTGCCTGTGAAAGAGATCCCAAATCTCTTGATGTTGCCAAGAAGTATTATCAGCTAGCTGGTGTTTCACATAAG GTGGATGTCAAACTTGGACTTGCAGAAGATTCCCTAGAATCTTTAATCCTGAATGGTGAAGCAGGAAG CTATGATTTTGCATTCATTGATGCAGAGAAAAGGATGACTCAGAAATATTTTGAACTGCTACTACAACTG GTGAGGGTTGGAGGTGTTATTGTAATTGATAATGTCCTCTGGCATGGAAAAGTTGCTGATCCATTG GTAAGTGACTCTAAAACTATCAGCATTCGAAATTTTAATCAACAGTTAATGGAAGACAAGCGT GTACCTATTGGAGATGGGATGACGATCTGCCGCAAAATATGA
- the LOC130743264 gene encoding uncharacterized protein LOC130743264 isoform X1 codes for MANYSINSVLHHHPMLLHDPVASPLRPVKVFTSFHSFPSSCTVNHRSLHVSTARWCCSASSCSSRCCFRLRGCKWKRVVRSCSITDIVIASDESYGNKQVVSLTPRLYDYVLKNVREPEILRQLREETASMRGSQMQVSPDQAQLLAMLVQILGAERCIEVGVYTGYSSLAIALVLPESGRLVACERDPKSLDVAKKYYQLAGVSHKVDVKLGLAEDSLESLILNGEAGSYDFAFIDAEKRMTQKYFELLLQLVRVGGVIVIDNVLWHGKVADPLVSDSKTISIRNFNQQLMEDKRVSISMVPIGDGMTICRKI; via the exons ATGGCAAATTACAGCATCAACTCGGTGCTTCATCACCACCCTATGCTGCTCCATGACCCTGTAGCTTCTCCATTGAGACCTGTGAAAGTATTTACAAGCTTTCATTCGTTTCCTTCATCTTGCACTGTCAACCATAGATCCCTCCATGTCTCCACAGCAAGATGGTGCTGCAGcgcttcttcttgttcttctcgTTGTTGCTTCCGCTTAAGGGGATGCAAGTGGAAACGGGTTGTTAGAAGCTGCTCCATCACTGATATTGTTATTGCTAGTGATGAAAGCTATGGCAATAAACAGGTTGTTAGTCTTACTCCCCGCCTCTATGACTATGTCCTCAAAAATGTTCGAGAACCAGAG ATTCTGAGGCAACTGCGAGAGGAGACGGCTTCGATGCGTGGAAGTCAGATGCAG GTATCTCCTGATCAAGCACAACTGCTTGCAATGCTTGTGCAGATTCTTGGAGCTGAAAGGTGTATTGAAGTTGGTGTTTATACT GGCTACTCATCACTAGCCATAGCATTAGTCCTTCCAGAATCAGGTCGTTTAGTTGCCTGTGAAAGAGATCCCAAATCTCTTGATGTTGCCAAGAAGTATTATCAGCTAGCTGGTGTTTCACATAAG GTGGATGTCAAACTTGGACTTGCAGAAGATTCCCTAGAATCTTTAATCCTGAATGGTGAAGCAGGAAG CTATGATTTTGCATTCATTGATGCAGAGAAAAGGATGACTCAGAAATATTTTGAACTGCTACTACAACTG GTGAGGGTTGGAGGTGTTATTGTAATTGATAATGTCCTCTGGCATGGAAAAGTTGCTGATCCATTG GTAAGTGACTCTAAAACTATCAGCATTCGAAATTTTAATCAACAGTTAATGGAAGACAAGCGTGTAAGCATCAGTATG GTACCTATTGGAGATGGGATGACGATCTGCCGCAAAATATGA